A stretch of the Desulfobacter sp. genome encodes the following:
- a CDS encoding extracellular solute-binding protein produces MEILTWKGYAPKVLVEKFEAQTGIKVKVTYTNNEEMIAKLRATRGAGFDLAQPSQDRISSVQEKYKIYQAMDMSKINQDQIITSMLDAVKKNTKVKGKSHAVPFCWGTSGLVVNKKMAPKAMDYSDLINPLYSGRVSYRLKRPTLIAMAFAMQDDPFAKYNDTPAYKALMDKVGQALIDNKNMVKNYWANGDALLQSMRSNEVYVAMAWDNGGWKLHEENPDIDFVAPQSGALGWIDTFAIPAKAKNVDGAYKWINFMLNPENAAVFTNLEKYGTASRGAIKLTDEKVRNNFERSFSDAAINNIKWYPPVPAKLESIEGMVLDKVKAAK; encoded by the coding sequence TTGGAAATTTTAACCTGGAAAGGATATGCGCCAAAGGTTTTGGTTGAAAAATTTGAAGCACAGACAGGGATCAAGGTCAAGGTCACCTATACCAATAACGAAGAGATGATTGCCAAGCTTCGGGCCACTCGGGGCGCAGGATTTGACCTGGCACAGCCCAGTCAGGACAGGATTTCTTCTGTCCAGGAAAAATACAAAATCTACCAGGCCATGGACATGTCCAAAATCAACCAGGACCAGATCATCACCTCCATGCTGGATGCCGTGAAAAAAAACACCAAGGTCAAGGGTAAATCCCATGCCGTTCCCTTTTGCTGGGGCACCTCAGGTCTTGTGGTCAACAAAAAAATGGCCCCCAAGGCCATGGATTATTCAGACCTGATCAACCCTTTGTATTCAGGCCGGGTCAGCTACCGCCTCAAACGCCCCACCCTGATTGCCATGGCCTTTGCCATGCAGGACGATCCCTTTGCCAAATACAATGATACACCGGCCTATAAAGCCCTCATGGACAAGGTGGGACAGGCATTGATCGACAACAAAAACATGGTAAAAAATTATTGGGCCAATGGGGATGCCCTGCTCCAGTCCATGCGCTCCAATGAGGTCTATGTGGCCATGGCCTGGGACAATGGGGGGTGGAAACTCCACGAGGAAAACCCGGACATTGATTTTGTCGCACCCCAAAGCGGAGCTCTAGGCTGGATCGACACCTTTGCCATCCCGGCCAAGGCCAAAAATGTGGACGGCGCCTACAAATGGATCAATTTCATGCTCAACCCTGAAAACGCCGCGGTTTTCACCAACCTGGAAAAATACGGCACAGCCTCAAGGGGCGCCATCAAACTCACCGATGAAAAGGTCAGAAACAACTTTGAAAGAAGTTTTTCAGATGCTGCCATCAACAATATTAAATGGTATCCCCCGGTTCCGGCCAAGCTTGAATCCATTGAGGGGATGGTATTGGACAAGGTAAAAGCTGCCAAATAA
- a CDS encoding FMN-binding protein, whose translation MSSFKESNLAQAWLVLVFATVFGTALAGIQAKLGPVIEANKIKETMEKIPSLVLGEDGASKIDYPLSINARKVEIKKNGITKFYTVYDAFFKDGALAGHVAKAAGQGYADKIELLVGLDPGGNTITGLFILDQKETPGLGNKIIEKLWRDQFLAQTSAQNLVVVKGKTGKAHEIDAISGATISSRSVTGIVNHTIADIKSQLVLPLKKEMRKIEETQ comes from the coding sequence ATGAGTTCATTTAAAGAGAGCAATCTTGCCCAGGCATGGCTGGTGCTGGTGTTTGCCACGGTCTTTGGCACGGCCCTGGCCGGGATCCAGGCAAAGTTAGGCCCCGTGATCGAGGCCAACAAGATCAAGGAGACCATGGAAAAGATTCCCTCTCTTGTTCTGGGGGAGGATGGGGCCTCAAAAATTGACTATCCCCTTTCCATTAACGCAAGGAAGGTTGAGATTAAGAAGAACGGGATCACCAAATTTTATACGGTCTATGATGCCTTTTTTAAAGACGGTGCATTGGCCGGGCATGTGGCCAAGGCCGCAGGCCAGGGGTATGCCGATAAAATTGAGCTGCTGGTGGGGCTGGATCCGGGAGGCAATACCATCACCGGGCTCTTTATTTTAGACCAGAAAGAGACCCCGGGCCTTGGCAACAAGATCATTGAAAAGCTGTGGCGGGATCAGTTTCTTGCCCAGACATCTGCCCAGAACCTTGTGGTGGTCAAGGGCAAAACAGGTAAAGCCCATGAAATTGATGCCATCTCAGGGGCAACCATTTCTTCCAGAAGCGTGACCGGGATTGTGAATCACACCATTGCAGATATCAAGTCCCAATTGGTTTTGCCCCTAAAAAAAGAGATGAGAAAGATTGAGGAGACGCAATAA
- a CDS encoding RnfABCDGE type electron transport complex subunit D has protein sequence MIENEAAPAIHVAPSPHIRDTKGDTRKMMMDVILGLLPMVIVAVYLFRLYAVKQMCICLVSCLAFEWLFVKMRQRSGTLKDCSAVVTGIILALSLPGSAPWFVGVIASAVAMGIGKIIFGGLGMNIFNPAMVGRAFVMIAFAQLMGAGSYENLTGLVDGVSGATPLSALKFNHLATPVPDLFWGMTNGSIGETSTAACLAGGLFLVLRRAASWQIPLGILATVLVLAGIGDIAGSHSGRLLIHHLFGGALMFGAFFIATDPVTSPLTSKGKWVFGIGTGFLIMVIRFFSGYPEGVMFAVLMMNAVTPLINRWTNPQPMGEA, from the coding sequence ATGATTGAAAATGAAGCCGCCCCCGCCATCCATGTGGCCCCCTCTCCCCATATACGGGATACAAAGGGGGATACCCGAAAGATGATGATGGATGTCATCCTGGGGCTGCTGCCCATGGTGATTGTCGCGGTCTATCTGTTCAGGCTTTATGCGGTAAAACAAATGTGTATCTGCCTTGTGTCCTGCCTTGCGTTTGAGTGGCTTTTTGTGAAGATGCGGCAACGCTCGGGCACGCTCAAGGACTGCTCTGCAGTGGTGACAGGGATCATCCTGGCCCTGTCTTTGCCCGGATCAGCCCCCTGGTTTGTGGGGGTGATTGCCTCGGCCGTTGCCATGGGGATCGGCAAAATTATTTTCGGCGGCCTGGGCATGAATATCTTTAATCCGGCCATGGTAGGACGGGCCTTTGTGATGATCGCCTTTGCTCAGCTCATGGGGGCAGGTTCCTATGAAAATTTGACCGGCCTTGTGGACGGGGTTTCAGGGGCTACCCCTTTGAGTGCATTGAAATTCAACCATCTTGCCACCCCTGTGCCTGATCTTTTCTGGGGCATGACCAACGGGTCCATCGGAGAGACCAGCACGGCGGCCTGCCTTGCAGGAGGACTGTTCCTTGTTTTAAGGCGAGCCGCATCCTGGCAGATCCCTTTGGGCATTTTAGCAACGGTTTTGGTCCTTGCCGGAATCGGGGATATTGCAGGCTCCCATTCCGGTCGTCTTTTGATTCACCATTTGTTTGGCGGCGCCCTGATGTTCGGCGCGTTTTTTATTGCCACGGATCCTGTGACCTCTCCGCTGACCTCAAAGGGGAAGTGGGTGTTCGGGATCGGCACAGGATTTTTAATCATGGTGATCCGGTTTTTTTCAGGATACCCCGAAGGCGTGATGTTTGCCGTGCTCATGATGAACGCCGTCACCCCTTTGATCAACCGCTGGACCAATCCCCAGCCCATGGGAGAAGCCTGA
- a CDS encoding RnfABCDGE type electron transport complex subunit B produces the protein MATTLAIAAGTMLIMGVILSYILGWANKKFKVEVDPKIESVLAVLPGVNCGGCGYLGCSDYAVAIVADNDPVNKCTVGGEACAMSIADIMGVEVGEMIPMFAVVHCGAHSSDKLGSSLYRGEKRCAAAHLVAGVQGCTFGCLGFGDCVRACNYDALHIEDGLAVVDYEKCVGCGACAKVCPRTIISITGFKADQIPVVACANQDKAKDAKAMCKTACVGCRLCAKESDIFTITQNLSKSDYGAYTGALYDQALKAIEKCPTQCIHFTGEKEGPGNL, from the coding sequence ATCGCAACCACCCTGGCCATTGCTGCCGGCACCATGTTGATCATGGGCGTGATCCTCTCCTATATCCTGGGATGGGCCAACAAGAAATTCAAGGTTGAGGTGGATCCCAAGATCGAATCCGTGCTGGCGGTCCTTCCCGGAGTCAACTGCGGGGGATGCGGGTATCTGGGGTGTTCCGACTATGCCGTTGCCATTGTGGCGGACAATGATCCTGTGAACAAATGTACGGTGGGCGGTGAGGCCTGCGCCATGAGCATTGCCGATATCATGGGGGTGGAGGTGGGTGAAATGATTCCCATGTTTGCAGTGGTTCACTGCGGGGCCCACTCCAGTGATAAATTGGGGTCAAGCCTTTACCGGGGGGAAAAAAGATGCGCAGCTGCCCACCTGGTGGCAGGAGTTCAGGGGTGTACATTCGGCTGCCTGGGATTTGGAGACTGTGTCAGGGCCTGTAATTATGATGCCTTGCATATAGAGGACGGCCTGGCCGTGGTGGACTATGAAAAATGCGTGGGCTGCGGGGCCTGTGCCAAGGTCTGCCCCAGAACGATTATTAGTATTACCGGGTTTAAGGCCGATCAAATTCCTGTGGTGGCCTGCGCCAACCAGGACAAGGCCAAGGATGCCAAGGCCATGTGTAAAACCGCCTGTGTGGGGTGCCGCCTCTGTGCCAAGGAATCTGATATCTTTACCATCACCCAAAATTTGTCAAAATCTGATTACGGGGCCTATACAGGGGCGCTTTATGACCAGGCCCTAAAAGCAATTGAAAAATGTCCCACCCAATGTATTCATTTTACGGGAGAAAAAGAGGGCCCGGGCAATCTTTAA
- the rsxC gene encoding electron transport complex subunit RsxC, with protein sequence MGLLSLKGFPGTGSFRHGVHPPDNKSLSAESKVEVMETPDTLTLPLLQHLGVPCKPVVKAGQMVRYGEMIGKGEAFVSASLHSPVAGKIKKSIMVTLPNGRHLPAMSVQTQGEQVSPHKIWADMKSKDWPRDCISIYDPFTIVKIIHDSGIVGLGGAAFPTHVKVTPNDTRMIDTLMINGCECEPYLTCDYRLMKEAPRAIVAGALLTGRAVSAREIVICVEDNKPDAVKKLKEATEQTVIKIAVLKTKYPQGSEKQLIKAVIGLEIPLGGLPSDVGVAMSNVGTMATVARGVIKESPLTHRVISVSGRGIKHPKNLFVPIGISMGEVIDYCGGLTQDAARVVAGGPMMGFSFSNFSTPVTKGTSGITVLSHDEISNEKETACVRCGRCVDACPMNLVPTRLALAARYNNPSIARQYHIQACFECGCCTYVCPAKINLVQLIRTGKKLVASGAK encoded by the coding sequence ATGGGGTTGTTGAGTTTAAAAGGGTTTCCAGGGACAGGCAGTTTCAGGCACGGGGTTCATCCGCCGGATAATAAGTCCCTTAGTGCAGAATCAAAGGTTGAAGTGATGGAAACCCCAGATACCTTGACCCTGCCATTGCTTCAGCATTTAGGCGTACCCTGCAAACCAGTGGTCAAAGCCGGGCAGATGGTCAGGTACGGGGAGATGATCGGCAAGGGAGAGGCTTTTGTTTCAGCCTCCCTTCATTCTCCTGTGGCCGGGAAAATTAAAAAGTCCATCATGGTGACCCTGCCCAACGGCAGACATCTTCCTGCCATGTCCGTCCAGACCCAGGGAGAGCAGGTCTCCCCCCATAAGATATGGGCGGACATGAAATCCAAGGACTGGCCCAGGGACTGTATTTCCATTTATGACCCCTTTACCATTGTCAAGATCATTCATGACTCGGGAATTGTGGGGCTGGGCGGTGCTGCTTTTCCCACCCATGTAAAGGTGACCCCCAATGATACAAGGATGATCGATACCCTCATGATCAACGGGTGCGAGTGCGAACCCTATCTCACCTGTGATTACAGGCTCATGAAAGAGGCCCCGAGGGCCATCGTGGCCGGCGCCCTGTTAACGGGGAGGGCCGTGTCTGCAAGGGAAATTGTCATCTGTGTGGAAGACAACAAGCCCGATGCGGTTAAAAAGCTTAAAGAGGCCACGGAACAGACCGTCATTAAAATTGCCGTACTCAAGACCAAGTATCCCCAGGGCAGTGAAAAACAGCTGATCAAAGCGGTGATCGGCCTTGAAATTCCTCTGGGCGGTCTGCCGTCGGATGTGGGGGTTGCCATGAGCAACGTGGGCACCATGGCCACGGTGGCCAGGGGCGTGATCAAAGAATCCCCCCTGACCCACAGGGTGATCTCAGTGTCGGGCCGGGGGATCAAACATCCTAAAAATTTATTTGTTCCCATTGGTATTTCCATGGGCGAGGTCATTGATTATTGCGGCGGCCTGACACAGGATGCGGCAAGGGTGGTGGCCGGCGGTCCCATGATGGGATTTTCCTTTTCAAATTTTTCTACCCCGGTGACCAAAGGGACTTCGGGGATCACGGTCTTAAGCCATGACGAGATCTCCAATGAAAAAGAGACGGCCTGTGTCCGGTGCGGACGGTGTGTGGATGCCTGTCCCATGAACCTGGTGCCCACACGGCTTGCCCTGGCCGCAAGGTACAATAACCCCTCCATTGCAAGGCAATATCATATCCAGGCCTGTTTTGAATGCGGCTGCTGCACCTATGTCTGCCCTGCAAAGATTAATCTGGTTCAGCTCATCCGGACCGGGAAAAAACTGGTTGCCTCGGGCGCCAAATAG
- a CDS encoding RnfA-Nqr electron transport subunit encodes MTYVFDIMLIALTAALINNFVLYYFVGICPFVGVSRKVEMALGMGLAVTFVISIAAFISWSITTMVLIPGAPVSSFVAGFFLSQEAAARIDLTVLSYIVYIFSIASSVQFVEMYVRKFFPMLYRSFGVFLPLITTNCAILFACLTIMSHVVGVENPEDAWDLGRAIALAFFGGVGFTIAIVIMSGIREELELCDIPEPFKDAAITLVIGGILAIAFMGFTGVDSGLREAIMPVQEVQVSTWVQEESHPRVAAHFNQVRVP; translated from the coding sequence ATGACCTATGTTTTTGATATCATGCTCATTGCCCTGACCGCGGCGTTGATCAATAATTTTGTGCTTTATTATTTTGTGGGCATCTGTCCTTTTGTGGGGGTGTCCAGAAAGGTGGAAATGGCGTTGGGCATGGGACTGGCCGTCACCTTTGTCATCTCCATTGCCGCCTTTATTTCCTGGTCCATCACCACCATGGTGCTCATCCCGGGAGCGCCGGTCTCTTCCTTTGTTGCCGGGTTTTTCCTCTCACAAGAGGCTGCGGCCCGGATTGATCTTACCGTGCTCAGCTATATTGTTTATATTTTTTCCATTGCCTCTTCGGTCCAGTTTGTGGAGATGTATGTGAGAAAATTTTTCCCCATGCTCTATCGGTCCTTTGGGGTGTTTTTACCCCTGATCACCACCAATTGTGCCATCTTGTTCGCCTGTCTGACCATCATGAGTCATGTGGTGGGGGTGGAAAACCCTGAAGATGCCTGGGATCTTGGCCGGGCCATTGCCCTGGCCTTTTTCGGAGGGGTGGGGTTTACCATTGCCATTGTGATCATGTCGGGCATCAGGGAAGAACTGGAGTTGTGCGATATTCCCGAACCCTTTAAGGATGCGGCCATTACCCTGGTTATCGGGGGAATTCTGGCCATTGCCTTTATGGGATTTACCGGGGTGGATTCAGGGCTCAGAGAGGCCATTATGCCAGTCCAGGAAGTACAGGTTTCAACTTGGGTTCAAGAAGAATCTCATCCCCGTGTTGCCGCCCATTTTAATCAAGTGAGGGTGCCATGA
- a CDS encoding FprA family A-type flavoprotein: protein MGKVLIVYASRANETKGIAELIAEGIRLSGHEPVLKPASTIKTGEDLKGYDGYALGSPTYHGEMMTSMKQILFMAEQAELAGKPGGAFGAYGWTGEANLRIFDTMAHIHKMKMVSGPLMLKASWVEGGIESAQEYGKTIAGMI, encoded by the coding sequence ATGGGCAAGGTATTAATTGTATACGCGTCAAGGGCAAATGAAACAAAGGGAATCGCAGAATTGATTGCCGAAGGAATCCGCCTTTCAGGGCACGAGCCTGTTCTGAAACCGGCCTCAACGATCAAGACAGGAGAGGATCTCAAGGGATATGACGGGTATGCCTTAGGCTCGCCCACCTATCACGGAGAGATGATGACCTCCATGAAGCAGATCCTGTTTATGGCAGAACAGGCAGAGCTGGCAGGCAAACCCGGCGGTGCATTCGGTGCCTATGGGTGGACCGGGGAAGCCAACCTGAGGATATTTGATACCATGGCCCATATCCACAAGATGAAAATGGTGTCAGGTCCTTTAATGCTCAAGGCAAGCTGGGTTGAAGGGGGCATAGAATCCGCCCAGGAATATGGAAAAACCATTGCCGGGATGATCTGA
- a CDS encoding universal stress protein, translating to MTELKKKKILLAYDGSDLALDSVRYIGEVFPHDRAEVVIFYVESKIPRSFWRMEREHDFRFQTPEIRASMAQGKKTVKLAMEKAEQILSDSGFPKEAVHTKIHIKSQGMVQDIVEESHQGYDALVIGRRGHSRIKDFLVDTLPMKLLGKIKSIPLIVVGKNPDHKNILVAFDGTREIIKAVKSMSELISTGESKLLLCHSQHRKRLIGRCGKKPETRMFDLSMDYFLEAGFSSDQISFEIMQNEKNPTHCILNKARYGNYGTIVVGRRGLTPLKRLMFNRVGNKIFRNADNHVVWIVQ from the coding sequence ATGACAGAGTTGAAAAAAAAGAAGATCCTGCTTGCATATGACGGGTCAGACCTTGCCCTGGATTCGGTGAGATACATTGGAGAGGTTTTTCCCCATGACAGGGCCGAGGTGGTTATTTTTTATGTGGAAAGCAAGATACCCCGTTCGTTCTGGCGGATGGAAAGGGAGCATGACTTCAGATTCCAGACCCCGGAGATCCGGGCCTCCATGGCCCAGGGGAAAAAAACAGTCAAACTTGCCATGGAAAAGGCAGAACAGATTTTGTCTGATTCAGGTTTTCCCAAGGAGGCTGTCCATACCAAGATCCATATCAAAAGCCAGGGCATGGTCCAGGATATTGTGGAAGAGTCCCACCAGGGGTACGATGCTTTGGTTATCGGGCGCAGGGGGCATTCCAGAATCAAGGATTTCCTTGTGGATACCCTGCCCATGAAGCTTTTGGGAAAAATAAAAAGCATCCCCCTAATTGTTGTGGGAAAAAATCCAGATCATAAAAATATTCTGGTGGCCTTTGACGGAACAAGGGAAATCATCAAGGCGGTTAAATCCATGAGCGAGCTGATTTCCACCGGGGAATCCAAGCTGCTGTTATGTCATTCCCAGCACAGGAAAAGGCTGATCGGAAGATGCGGAAAAAAACCTGAAACCCGGATGTTTGACCTGTCCATGGATTATTTTCTGGAAGCCGGGTTTTCCAGTGACCAGATTTCCTTTGAAATTATGCAAAATGAGAAAAATCCCACCCATTGCATTCTTAACAAGGCAAGATACGGTAATTACGGCACCATTGTTGTCGGCCGGCGGGGGCTGACCCCCTTAAAACGGCTGATGTTCAACCGGGTGGGCAATAAAATTTTTCGAAATGCAGACAATCATGTGGTCTGGATTGTTCAATAG
- a CDS encoding aldehyde dehydrogenase family protein: MTAAIAAGNRVMVKQAANSQNLCRLLARKFSEKISMEKIAILPGTPGKEFSCLAYDHLIFTGSPQVGKTIMEGASTHLTPVTLELGGKSPTILAEDFDIKTAVERIMYGKLINSGQTCIAPDYLFVPQDKIDAFIETAKKVVSKRYPTMKTRDYTNIIDRRAYGRLVDTLEDARAKNADIINLLPGPQTDEPLKKISPTIVRSVTQDMRIMKEEIFGPLLPVMGYTSMDQVIEYINARPRPLALTPPYGAGIRRIYTAVKKFKWLS, encoded by the coding sequence ATGACTGCTGCCATTGCCGCAGGAAACCGGGTCATGGTCAAGCAGGCGGCCAATTCCCAGAATCTCTGCCGGCTGTTGGCCAGAAAATTTTCTGAAAAAATTTCCATGGAAAAAATTGCCATCCTGCCCGGGACACCCGGGAAAGAGTTTTCCTGTCTTGCCTATGACCATTTGATTTTTACAGGCTCTCCCCAGGTGGGAAAAACCATTATGGAAGGCGCTTCAACCCATCTGACCCCGGTGACCCTGGAACTGGGAGGCAAGTCCCCCACCATTTTGGCCGAGGATTTTGATATCAAGACTGCCGTGGAACGGATCATGTACGGCAAGCTGATTAATTCCGGCCAGACCTGTATTGCCCCGGATTATCTTTTTGTGCCCCAAGACAAGATCGATGCGTTTATCGAGACCGCCAAAAAGGTGGTGTCCAAGCGGTATCCAACTATGAAAACCCGGGATTATACCAATATTATTGACCGGAGAGCCTATGGCCGCCTTGTGGACACCCTGGAGGATGCCAGGGCCAAGAATGCCGATATCATCAACCTTTTGCCCGGACCTCAAACAGATGAACCTTTAAAAAAGATTTCTCCCACCATTGTCAGATCCGTGACCCAGGATATGAGAATCATGAAAGAGGAGATATTCGGGCCCCTGCTGCCTGTGATGGGGTATACATCCATGGACCAGGTCATTGAATATATTAATGCGCGTCCCCGTCCCCTGGCCCTGACGCCTCCCTACGGGGCAGGTATCCGAAGAATCTACACGGCCGTTAAAAAGTTCAAGTGGTTGTCCTGA
- the yqeC gene encoding putative selenium-dependent hydroxylase accessory protein YqeC yields the protein MTLYNALNLNLPQVISVVGAGGKTSFIFTLAKAAASQNASVLVTTTTAMFNPGMFETDCPSCKRSQPFDRLFIGSGSDLLAQAAEPGKILVAGADQKQKGKKLAGYSSPDLAPLAAARSFDLVLIEGDGARMRPIKAPAPHEPVILESTDMVVGCIGLDCINRPLDDPFVHRPERLAELSGQSVGEKITEHTLFSLVRSRFGLFKSTSKNMKKILVLNKADTVESQDQAVAMGKQIVKGDMVNTCLMTCLSDSDDPLKHRIPDQ from the coding sequence ATGACCCTTTATAATGCCCTGAACCTGAATCTGCCCCAGGTGATATCCGTTGTGGGCGCAGGAGGCAAAACCTCGTTTATCTTTACCCTGGCAAAAGCGGCGGCCAGCCAAAATGCCTCGGTTCTGGTCACCACCACCACAGCCATGTTCAACCCCGGCATGTTTGAAACCGACTGCCCCTCTTGTAAAAGATCCCAGCCCTTTGACAGGCTTTTTATCGGTTCGGGATCAGACCTGCTGGCCCAGGCAGCAGAGCCCGGCAAGATCCTGGTGGCCGGGGCCGACCAAAAACAGAAAGGTAAAAAACTTGCGGGATATTCATCCCCGGACCTGGCCCCGTTGGCTGCGGCCCGTTCCTTTGACCTGGTCCTCATCGAGGGGGACGGGGCAAGGATGAGGCCAATCAAGGCACCGGCCCCCCACGAACCTGTAATCCTGGAATCTACAGATATGGTGGTCGGATGCATCGGCCTGGACTGCATCAACCGGCCTTTGGACGATCCTTTTGTCCACCGCCCCGAACGCCTTGCCGAGTTATCCGGTCAGTCCGTTGGAGAAAAAATCACAGAACACACCCTTTTTTCCCTGGTCCGGTCCAGGTTTGGCCTGTTCAAATCGACCTCAAAAAATATGAAAAAAATTCTGGTTTTAAACAAGGCCGACACCGTGGAATCCCAAGACCAGGCAGTGGCAATGGGAAAACAGATCGTCAAAGGCGATATGGTCAACACCTGCCTTATGACCTGTTTGTCAGATTCAGATGATCCGTTAAAACATAGGATACCCGATCAATAA
- the rsxE gene encoding electron transport complex subunit RsxE, with the protein MADMPTAFERFVQGILPENPVYRQLLGLCPTLAVTNGMKPAITMACSVGFVLLCANVVISLIRNLLKPHLRIVVFTLTIATFVTIADRFLAAYLFQMSKTLGPYIPLIIVNCLIICRCEVCASKQSVFTAASDALGQALGFGLALSSIAAVREILGTGMFFGIRVLPEAWPDWVIMVLPPGAFLTLGLLLGFVNWLGMVKSRRSAND; encoded by the coding sequence ATGGCTGATATGCCCACCGCCTTTGAGCGGTTTGTCCAGGGGATTCTGCCTGAAAATCCCGTATACCGCCAGCTTTTGGGGCTATGTCCCACCCTGGCCGTGACCAACGGTATGAAACCTGCCATCACCATGGCCTGCTCCGTGGGCTTTGTGCTCTTGTGCGCCAATGTGGTGATCAGTCTCATCCGGAATCTGTTAAAACCCCACCTTCGTATTGTGGTCTTTACCCTGACCATTGCCACCTTTGTGACCATTGCAGACCGGTTTTTGGCGGCCTATCTTTTCCAGATGAGCAAAACCTTGGGCCCTTATATCCCTTTGATCATTGTCAATTGTCTGATCATCTGCAGGTGCGAAGTCTGCGCCTCCAAGCAGTCCGTGTTTACGGCGGCATCCGATGCCCTTGGCCAGGCCCTTGGGTTCGGACTTGCCCTTTCCTCCATTGCCGCTGTCCGGGAAATTTTGGGCACGGGCATGTTTTTCGGGATCAGGGTGCTGCCCGAGGCCTGGCCGGACTGGGTCATCATGGTATTGCCTCCAGGTGCCTTTCTCACCCTGGGTCTGCTCCTTGGCTTTGTCAACTGGCTGGGCATGGTCAAATCAAGGAGGTCTGCCAATGATTAA
- a CDS encoding CBS domain-containing protein, with protein sequence MKEIKIKDVMIPLSNYVTIKEENTLYDVFQILEKNRTSSHAHRDAIVIDETGAFKGKVTMIDIFKALEPNYTKLFKNYKDGTLTKEYVLNAVKDLGLWVEPMKTLCERGMDIRVSEVMHVPKSSEFIQEEDSVETALHEYVMGVHQPLMVKNNEKVTGVLRFGDLFEIIRKRMLACPI encoded by the coding sequence ATGAAAGAGATCAAAATCAAAGATGTGATGATTCCTTTGTCAAACTATGTGACCATCAAAGAGGAAAATACCCTCTATGATGTGTTTCAGATTCTTGAAAAAAACAGGACCTCCTCCCATGCCCACAGGGATGCGATTGTGATCGATGAAACCGGTGCGTTTAAAGGAAAAGTCACCATGATTGACATTTTCAAAGCCCTTGAACCCAACTATACCAAATTGTTTAAAAACTATAAGGACGGCACCCTGACCAAAGAGTATGTCCTCAATGCGGTCAAGGACTTAGGCCTCTGGGTCGAGCCCATGAAAACCCTTTGTGAAAGGGGCATGGACATCCGGGTCTCCGAGGTCATGCATGTGCCCAAGTCCTCTGAGTTCATCCAGGAAGAAGACTCGGTTGAAACCGCCCTCCATGAATATGTCATGGGGGTCCACCAGCCCCTGATGGTCAAAAATAATGAAAAGGTGACCGGGGTGCTCAGATTCGGAGACCTGTTTGAAATCATCAGGAAAAGGATGCTGGCCTGTCCGATTTAA